A single Candidatus Eremiobacteraceae bacterium DNA region contains:
- a CDS encoding SRPBCC family protein — MKSVCQDHVDLRVPVEQAYEFVSDTARWPMWLAFVVNVHPLDEEKIHLGSELRICMAAGKRRRQEIFEVTRHVGNAFLSFESDLSAARRIDFRFEQRGAMSRLSLAVGYPVFGGVFPEIWDALFVRPMVRRAVRESLIHVRGALDDAADIAQVRTGSTHDMDRPLADEHRVSVVAEPVQVA, encoded by the coding sequence ATGAAGTCGGTCTGCCAAGATCATGTCGATCTGAGAGTACCGGTCGAGCAGGCGTACGAATTCGTGAGCGACACGGCGCGCTGGCCGATGTGGCTCGCGTTTGTCGTGAACGTTCATCCGCTTGACGAAGAGAAGATCCATCTCGGTTCGGAATTGCGCATCTGCATGGCAGCCGGCAAGCGGCGCCGCCAAGAGATCTTCGAGGTGACGCGGCACGTCGGGAATGCGTTCTTGTCGTTTGAGAGCGATCTTTCCGCAGCCCGTCGCATCGACTTCCGCTTCGAGCAGCGCGGAGCGATGTCGCGCTTGTCGCTCGCCGTTGGTTATCCGGTGTTCGGCGGAGTTTTTCCAGAGATCTGGGATGCACTTTTCGTCCGGCCCATGGTGCGGCGCGCGGTTCGGGAATCGTTGATCCACGTGCGCGGCGCGCTTGACGACGCTGCCGACATCGCACAAGTTCGGACGGGCTCGACGCACGATATGGATAGGCCGCTGGCAGACGAACACCGAGTTTCAGTCGTCGCCGAACCAGTCCAGGTGGCATAG
- the ftsZ gene encoding cell division protein FtsZ yields the protein MTEQRRYVPEHMANIKVIGVGGGGCNAINRMVDAGINGAEFFAVNCDIQALKNSRTENRVQIGQNLTRGLGAGADPEIGRQAAEESKEDLAMLVEGTDLVFITAGMGGGTGTGAAPIVAELARAAGALTVGVVTKPFGFELRKRAQIAERGIAELEQKVDTLIVIPNDRLLSIIEKRTPLIEAFRSADDVLRQGIQGITDLITNPGLINLDFADVRRVMTDAGSALMGIGIGTGERRAADAAQKAVSSPLLEATIDGARGVIFNIYGGPDLSMYEVNEAADAIAKSVDPDAEVIFGATIDEKLGNEVRVTVLATGFGSRARERQRVLGVGDMEKVKPINMDEIEVPAFLRYNK from the coding sequence ATGACCGAACAACGTCGCTACGTGCCCGAACATATGGCGAACATCAAAGTGATCGGCGTCGGAGGCGGCGGTTGCAACGCCATAAACCGAATGGTTGACGCAGGCATCAACGGCGCCGAATTCTTCGCGGTCAACTGCGACATCCAAGCCCTCAAGAATTCGCGCACGGAAAATCGCGTGCAGATCGGCCAGAATCTCACGCGCGGACTTGGCGCCGGCGCGGATCCGGAGATCGGGCGGCAGGCGGCGGAAGAATCCAAAGAAGACCTGGCCATGCTGGTCGAGGGCACGGACCTCGTGTTCATCACCGCCGGAATGGGCGGCGGGACCGGCACGGGCGCTGCGCCGATCGTCGCCGAGCTCGCCCGCGCCGCCGGAGCGCTGACGGTCGGCGTCGTGACCAAGCCGTTCGGGTTCGAATTGCGCAAGCGTGCGCAGATCGCCGAACGCGGGATAGCCGAACTCGAACAGAAAGTCGACACGCTGATCGTCATCCCGAACGATCGGCTGCTGTCGATCATCGAGAAGCGGACGCCGCTGATCGAAGCGTTCCGTTCGGCCGATGACGTCTTGCGCCAGGGCATCCAAGGCATCACGGACCTCATCACCAATCCGGGCTTGATCAATCTCGACTTCGCCGACGTGCGACGGGTCATGACCGATGCGGGCTCAGCCCTCATGGGCATCGGCATCGGGACAGGCGAGCGGCGTGCTGCGGATGCCGCGCAAAAAGCCGTCTCGAGCCCGCTGCTCGAAGCCACGATCGACGGCGCTCGCGGCGTCATCTTCAACATCTACGGCGGCCCGGATCTCTCGATGTACGAAGTCAACGAAGCGGCCGATGCGATCGCGAAGTCCGTGGATCCGGATGCCGAGGTCATATTCGGCGCCACGATCGACGAGAAACTTGGGAACGAGGTCCGCGTGACGGTGCTCGCCACCGGGTTCGGCTCGCGCGCTCGCGAACGGCAGCGCGTCCTCGGCGTCGGGGATATGGAGAAGGTCAAGCCGATCAACATGGACGAGATCGAAGTCCCGGCGTTCCTGCGCTACAACAAGTAG
- a CDS encoding NUDIX domain-containing protein codes for MPRIRVAALAVRGDEILLARHVKDETTSYLLPGGGLDDGENAHAALAREMREEASVNSVIGDLRYVIEVLAPDRSRHLIQLVFDVRIDRDIGDSADPRVARCEWHPVAALLSLPMHPAIGAIIADDLARAEQSRCRYVLAEWVEKKRAD; via the coding sequence ATGCCTCGAATCCGCGTCGCTGCGCTTGCAGTGCGTGGCGATGAAATACTTCTCGCGCGTCACGTCAAAGACGAAACGACGAGTTATCTGCTTCCTGGCGGCGGACTCGATGACGGTGAGAACGCGCACGCCGCGCTCGCTCGCGAGATGCGAGAGGAAGCGTCGGTGAACAGCGTGATCGGCGATCTGCGCTATGTCATCGAGGTGCTAGCACCGGACCGTTCACGGCATCTCATTCAGCTCGTCTTCGACGTGCGCATCGACCGGGACATCGGAGATTCTGCCGATCCGCGCGTCGCGCGCTGCGAATGGCATCCTGTCGCCGCGCTTCTTTCCTTGCCGATGCACCCCGCTATCGGCGCGATCATCGCAGACGATCTTGCGCGTGCGGAGCAATCGCGGTGCAGATATGTCCTTGCGGAATGGGTAGAGAAGAAAAGGGCCGACTAG
- the ftsA gene encoding cell division protein FtsA, which yields MARSDVVAGLDIGTTKTAAVIASIGRDGAMDIIGFGVAPSLGLRKGVVTDLEETVRSIEAATESAERMAGTHIESAFVGITGEHVRSQNAHGIVAVGSDEREVAAGDVKRVVDASTIITLPAERQIIHTLPREYSVDGQNGITDPVGMSGSRLEVDTHVVTAGTSFVANVLKCVHRAGIEPTAIVFEPLAAGAAVLLPEERNAGVVLLDIGGGTTDVAVYWGGGVYHTWTVPVGGNIVTNDIALGLKTSFQEAENIKHAYGTANLALDLGDETFEVKALSGRTSRAASKSFLRQIIVARMTEIFKLVRANLAQNCPAEVMLAELVLTGGGGELAGLDSLAADFFDLPSRVGVPMHVGGLTETIKHPAYATAVGLVLFGARSDAGAAPSRSGGHGMGGRIAKWWREHLS from the coding sequence TTGGCTCGTAGCGACGTGGTTGCCGGATTGGATATCGGCACGACCAAGACAGCCGCGGTGATCGCGAGCATCGGGCGCGATGGTGCGATGGATATCATCGGATTCGGCGTCGCGCCGTCGCTCGGTCTGCGAAAAGGCGTGGTCACCGACCTCGAAGAGACGGTGCGGTCGATCGAAGCGGCCACCGAGAGCGCCGAGCGCATGGCCGGCACGCATATCGAATCTGCGTTCGTCGGCATCACGGGCGAACACGTCCGCTCCCAGAACGCGCACGGCATCGTCGCGGTCGGCAGCGATGAGCGCGAAGTCGCAGCGGGAGATGTCAAGCGAGTCGTGGATGCCAGCACGATCATCACGCTGCCGGCCGAACGTCAGATCATCCACACGCTTCCGCGCGAGTATTCCGTGGATGGTCAGAACGGGATCACCGATCCGGTCGGCATGTCCGGGTCGCGTCTCGAAGTCGACACCCACGTCGTCACCGCGGGCACGTCGTTCGTCGCGAACGTCTTGAAATGCGTGCATCGAGCAGGCATCGAGCCGACCGCAATCGTGTTCGAGCCGCTCGCTGCCGGCGCAGCCGTTCTTCTGCCGGAGGAGAGGAACGCGGGCGTCGTGCTGCTGGATATCGGCGGGGGCACGACAGACGTCGCCGTCTACTGGGGCGGCGGTGTGTACCACACCTGGACCGTGCCGGTCGGCGGCAATATCGTCACGAACGACATAGCGCTCGGGTTGAAGACCAGTTTTCAAGAGGCGGAGAATATCAAGCACGCGTACGGCACGGCGAACCTTGCGCTCGATCTGGGCGATGAGACCTTCGAAGTCAAAGCCCTGTCGGGGCGCACGTCGCGGGCGGCGTCGAAATCGTTTCTGCGCCAGATCATCGTCGCGCGCATGACCGAGATCTTCAAACTCGTACGCGCCAACTTGGCGCAGAATTGTCCGGCGGAGGTCATGCTCGCCGAACTCGTGCTCACGGGAGGCGGCGGCGAGCTAGCCGGGCTCGATTCGCTCGCTGCCGACTTTTTCGATTTGCCGTCACGTGTCGGCGTGCCCATGCACGTCGGCGGGCTGACGGAGACGATAAAACACCCGGCATACGCGACCGCGGTCGGACTCGTGCTCTTCGGAGCTCGATCGGATGCGGGCGCTGCGCCTTCGCGCTCAGGCGGTCATGGCATGGGAGGGCGCATAGCTAAATGGTGGCGAGAGCATTTGAGCTGA
- the aroA gene encoding 3-phosphoshikimate 1-carboxyvinyltransferase produces MSVLRLGAPTAFGKNFRVPGDKSISHRAVMLAAGARGTTTIRGLNRGEDVAATIAAMRSVGAAIEESADVVRVTGRPFAREAGNVDCGNSGTTIRLAMGLLAGRTTCTLDGDVSLRRRPMERAAQPLRLMGAAIETTAGTPPVRITRSEGRLRGIDYRLPIASAQVKSALLLAGLRAGGATTVQSPHPSRDHTERMLSAMGVKIDSRGDTVRIEPGELTAIEELLIPGDLSAAVYFITVIAMSSRANADLIDVGVNPSRVAALDVMRRMGVEFATLDEEILSNEPRAHISVAGGAPLRSVQIGADDVPNCIDEIPALCALAALAGVRLEVRGAAELRVKESDRIAATAGLLRAFGARVDELDDGLIVGEGRSLRAPGRVGTLGDHRIGLTAATLAAALASPIEIDDADCIATSFPSFAAHWSAAFGCRIER; encoded by the coding sequence ATGAGCGTTCTTCGATTGGGCGCGCCCACCGCTTTTGGTAAGAACTTCCGCGTGCCGGGCGACAAATCGATCTCGCATCGCGCCGTGATGTTGGCGGCCGGCGCGCGCGGCACGACGACGATCCGCGGCCTCAATCGAGGAGAGGATGTGGCGGCTACCATCGCCGCGATGCGCTCGGTCGGCGCTGCCATTGAAGAAAGCGCGGACGTTGTTCGCGTCACCGGCCGACCGTTTGCACGCGAAGCCGGGAACGTCGACTGCGGCAATTCCGGCACGACCATCCGCCTCGCCATGGGACTGCTCGCCGGGCGCACCACGTGCACGCTTGACGGCGACGTCAGCCTTCGCCGCCGGCCGATGGAACGAGCGGCGCAACCCCTCCGCTTGATGGGCGCTGCGATCGAGACGACCGCCGGAACTCCGCCAGTCCGGATCACGCGCTCTGAGGGGCGATTGCGCGGAATCGACTACCGTCTGCCGATCGCGTCGGCTCAAGTGAAGTCGGCATTGCTCTTGGCCGGTCTTCGGGCCGGCGGCGCGACGACCGTGCAAAGCCCGCACCCGTCACGCGACCATACGGAGCGGATGCTTTCCGCGATGGGTGTGAAGATCGACTCGCGAGGGGACACCGTGCGAATCGAACCGGGCGAACTGACGGCGATCGAAGAGCTCCTCATTCCGGGCGATCTCTCCGCCGCCGTCTACTTCATCACCGTCATCGCGATGTCGTCGCGCGCGAACGCCGATCTTATCGATGTCGGCGTCAATCCTTCGCGCGTCGCCGCACTCGATGTGATGCGGCGGATGGGCGTCGAGTTCGCAACGCTCGACGAGGAAATTCTCTCCAATGAACCGCGAGCGCATATCTCGGTGGCCGGCGGCGCGCCGCTGCGTTCTGTCCAGATCGGCGCCGACGATGTGCCGAACTGCATCGATGAGATCCCGGCGCTCTGCGCCCTTGCTGCGCTCGCCGGCGTACGCCTCGAGGTTCGCGGCGCCGCCGAATTGCGCGTCAAGGAATCCGACCGCATCGCCGCAACCGCCGGACTTCTGCGCGCCTTTGGCGCTCGCGTCGACGAGCTCGACGACGGTCTCATCGTAGGTGAAGGTCGTTCGCTGCGCGCGCCGGGGCGCGTCGGCACGCTCGGCGATCACCGGATCGGACTCACGGCAGCGACTCTCGCAGCAGCCCTGGCTTCGCCGATCGAGATCGATGACGCCGATTGCATCGCGACGTCGTTCCCATCGTTCGCCGCGCATTGGTCCGCCGCGTTCGGCTGCCGGATCGAGCGTTAG
- a CDS encoding COX15/CtaA family protein, with the protein MVALRRVSLVSAIMAFALVVWGAVVRVNGAGMTCPDWPRCQGSWLPALNNPTLYEWSHRLGALAVTAIIIATFVTALIARKQAPAAFAVSCGSLGLIVAQIGAGALTIVLHNNPPSVAIHLVLGFLTFISLLVVAVLASQTPAAMSEREGMQKAPASFATLALLTTVLAFAAIFAAGLMSAANDGLACIGFPLCNGWAGAASAAQMIHMDHRFAAYATAIAVTVTFIAAQIGSWTPRSIKALSSAAFALVILQVALGVGAVATRLDPLVRVAHEANGALLAGSLVLLTYGALRRPVLA; encoded by the coding sequence TTGGTCGCACTGAGACGCGTCAGCCTCGTCTCCGCCATCATGGCTTTTGCCCTGGTGGTCTGGGGAGCGGTCGTGCGCGTCAATGGCGCGGGTATGACCTGTCCGGATTGGCCGCGGTGCCAAGGAAGCTGGCTGCCCGCGCTCAACAATCCGACGTTGTACGAATGGTCGCACCGACTGGGTGCGCTCGCGGTCACCGCGATCATCATCGCGACGTTCGTGACAGCGCTCATCGCGCGCAAGCAAGCGCCCGCGGCATTCGCCGTTTCGTGCGGCAGCCTCGGGCTGATCGTCGCGCAGATCGGCGCCGGGGCGCTGACGATCGTCCTGCACAACAACCCGCCCAGCGTCGCGATCCACCTCGTGCTCGGTTTCCTGACATTCATAAGCCTACTCGTCGTGGCGGTCCTCGCATCGCAGACGCCCGCCGCCATGAGCGAACGCGAGGGCATGCAGAAAGCACCGGCGAGCTTTGCGACGCTCGCACTGCTCACCACGGTATTGGCGTTCGCCGCGATCTTCGCAGCCGGACTCATGAGCGCGGCGAATGACGGCCTTGCCTGCATCGGATTTCCGCTGTGCAACGGGTGGGCCGGAGCCGCGAGCGCCGCGCAAATGATCCACATGGATCATCGTTTTGCCGCGTACGCCACCGCGATCGCGGTGACCGTGACGTTCATCGCGGCGCAGATCGGAAGCTGGACGCCGCGCAGCATCAAGGCACTGTCCTCCGCCGCCTTTGCGCTCGTCATTCTCCAAGTGGCGCTCGGCGTCGGCGCGGTCGCAACGCGACTCGACCCCCTCGTGCGCGTCGCGCATGAGGCGAACGGCGCGTTGCTTGCCGGGTCGCTCGTGCTGCTGACGTACGGCGCTTTACGTAGGCCGGTGCTCGCATGA
- a CDS encoding FtsQ-type POTRA domain-containing protein: protein MLAARILGPLLIVAIVVGIGYAAVRASQDPRLALVAVNVTGCDRSAPEDVISAAAFPVGQNIWLLDVAGAKNRIEALPWVGTTVVRRTWPNHVAIDIVERVPVARLVLPSGGGEEPSASEALLDERLRVLAVGPPDPRDLQLPTLTVNSLSSNAVRPGADLHATAAAPALRALQSLQAGGLAVVSVQLDDVTGIAAQSASGIHVLFGAPDDLARKIALFLSIEKKINRPRDVRYVDVRSLRAPTVLFK from the coding sequence GTGCTTGCAGCTCGCATCCTCGGCCCGCTCTTGATCGTGGCAATCGTGGTCGGCATTGGTTATGCGGCCGTGCGCGCGTCGCAAGATCCGCGTTTAGCCCTCGTCGCGGTCAATGTCACCGGTTGCGACAGATCGGCGCCGGAGGACGTGATTTCTGCCGCGGCATTTCCAGTGGGTCAGAACATCTGGCTGCTCGACGTGGCCGGCGCGAAGAACCGCATCGAAGCGCTGCCCTGGGTGGGTACGACCGTCGTCCGGCGCACGTGGCCGAATCACGTCGCGATCGATATCGTCGAGCGGGTGCCTGTGGCTCGACTTGTCCTGCCGTCTGGGGGCGGCGAGGAACCAAGCGCAAGCGAGGCGCTGCTCGACGAGCGGCTGCGCGTCCTTGCAGTCGGGCCGCCGGACCCACGCGACCTCCAGTTACCAACCCTCACCGTCAACAGCCTCAGCTCCAACGCCGTTCGGCCAGGGGCCGATCTCCACGCCACAGCCGCCGCTCCGGCGCTCCGCGCGCTGCAATCCTTGCAAGCGGGCGGACTGGCCGTCGTCAGCGTGCAGCTGGACGACGTGACCGGCATCGCGGCGCAGAGCGCGAGCGGCATCCACGTCTTGTTCGGAGCGCCCGATGATCTTGCGCGCAAGATCGCGTTGTTCTTGTCGATCGAGAAAAAGATCAACCGGCCGCGAGACGTGCGCTACGTCGACGTCCGCAGTCTGCGCGCACCGACGGTGCTTTTCAAGTGA
- a CDS encoding Cof-type HAD-IIB family hydrolase has protein sequence MNARLIAIDLDGTLVGDDLTISTRDRAAIRRAISGGIKVCLVTGRLFSASRRFADDIGLRGPLACLQGAAIYDLQTGGLTRSWPLAAKTAIRAYDFMKDGGYQTQLYFGDTLFVDSVDERTEEYLRRSRIEPTIVPDLRSLLVEPGRASGTLLKVLGIGAAADVERDVVRLSDVLGAHEANVMKSQPTYLEVTDSRADKGSALRSIAESLGISLAETAAIGDSDNDAPMLRIAGASFAVAGATAAARQAAARMVGAQGIGVADAIDALCDADACGIP, from the coding sequence TTGAACGCCCGATTGATCGCGATCGACCTCGACGGAACGCTTGTCGGCGACGACCTGACGATCTCGACCAGGGATCGCGCGGCGATCCGCCGCGCGATAAGCGGCGGCATAAAGGTATGCCTTGTCACCGGCCGTCTTTTTAGTGCGTCCAGGCGCTTTGCAGATGATATTGGACTTCGAGGACCGCTCGCATGCCTGCAAGGCGCCGCGATCTACGATCTGCAGACGGGAGGCCTCACACGGTCGTGGCCGCTCGCCGCGAAAACCGCGATACGCGCCTACGACTTCATGAAAGATGGCGGCTACCAGACTCAACTCTACTTCGGCGATACGCTCTTCGTGGACAGCGTCGACGAACGTACCGAAGAGTACTTGCGCCGATCGCGCATCGAACCCACGATCGTGCCGGACCTGCGATCGCTGCTCGTCGAACCGGGGCGCGCCTCAGGCACGCTCCTCAAAGTCTTGGGCATCGGCGCTGCGGCAGACGTCGAGCGCGATGTCGTCCGGCTCTCCGACGTTCTCGGCGCGCACGAAGCGAACGTGATGAAGAGCCAGCCGACCTATCTCGAAGTCACCGATTCCCGTGCGGATAAAGGAAGCGCTCTACGCTCGATCGCTGAGAGCCTGGGGATTTCGCTCGCGGAGACGGCGGCGATCGGGGACTCGGACAACGATGCGCCGATGCTGCGGATCGCGGGCGCGTCGTTCGCGGTGGCGGGCGCGACCGCGGCCGCGCGTCAGGCCGCCGCGCGAATGGTCGGCGCTCAAGGCATCGGCGTCGCCGACGCTATCGACGCGCTGTGCGATGCGGATGCCTGTGGCATCCCGTAA
- a CDS encoding MFS transporter — MSDAARAATQARAPLMRPLLFGVFARALPLTMLGPLLPGIATSLGATLAQVGWIVATYATGSLIAQPIMGRLADERGRKRIFFVCIALFGAGSLASALATSLPLLIIGRIVQALGAGGIQPVATAIIASRLEPQRQGGAIGALYGAFGLGTMAGALCGGGLVAAAVALAPRTTGWISDDLRGFPWHLVFWLNVLLAIAAAALARSLPGDRPRADLRPRGNDPSGIALIVAIAAALMVAATNPDGIGAWGIAATIALAALFVIVERRSRAPVIDPALFASRGPALVYWIALGFGVPSFTLTIYSATFLIMRYNASPEQAGVALFALAAAYVASAIAGGALISRVNFRALLVCAACVVALGVFWLAISTSMLIAIIAMAVGGIGLGLASAPPNALLLRYVKRDRAGSATGVASMLATSGAITAPALIGTFLAHWRSGDAIDAMRAALYACAIVAALCAALAATLPEPDDVEERTGSPDNRSRGVEFVRGMHP; from the coding sequence ATGAGCGACGCGGCCCGCGCCGCGACGCAGGCGCGCGCACCGCTCATGCGGCCGCTCCTCTTCGGCGTCTTCGCGCGGGCTCTGCCGCTGACGATGCTCGGTCCGCTTCTGCCGGGCATCGCGACATCGCTCGGAGCGACGCTTGCGCAAGTCGGCTGGATCGTCGCCACGTACGCGACCGGTTCTCTGATAGCCCAGCCGATCATGGGCCGTTTGGCGGACGAGCGCGGCAGAAAACGCATTTTCTTCGTGTGCATAGCGCTGTTCGGCGCGGGATCGCTCGCGAGCGCCCTTGCCACATCGCTTCCATTGCTGATCATCGGCCGCATCGTCCAGGCGCTCGGTGCGGGTGGAATCCAACCGGTTGCAACCGCGATCATCGCGAGCCGGCTCGAGCCGCAGCGCCAGGGCGGCGCGATCGGCGCGCTCTACGGCGCATTCGGACTCGGCACGATGGCCGGCGCGCTCTGCGGCGGCGGGCTCGTGGCCGCTGCGGTCGCCCTCGCACCGCGGACGACGGGTTGGATCTCGGATGACCTGCGCGGTTTTCCGTGGCACCTCGTCTTCTGGCTGAACGTGCTGCTCGCGATCGCTGCCGCCGCGCTGGCACGCTCCCTGCCGGGCGATCGCCCTCGCGCAGACCTCCGACCACGCGGTAACGACCCTTCCGGCATCGCGCTCATCGTCGCCATCGCCGCAGCATTGATGGTCGCCGCGACGAATCCCGACGGAATCGGGGCGTGGGGTATCGCCGCGACGATTGCGTTGGCCGCCTTGTTCGTCATCGTAGAGCGTCGCAGCCGCGCGCCGGTGATCGATCCGGCGCTCTTCGCTTCGCGCGGACCAGCACTCGTATATTGGATCGCGCTTGGCTTCGGCGTACCGAGCTTCACGCTGACCATCTATTCGGCCACATTCCTCATCATGCGCTATAACGCGTCGCCCGAACAGGCCGGCGTGGCGTTGTTTGCCCTGGCCGCCGCCTATGTGGCGAGCGCGATCGCCGGCGGAGCGCTGATATCGCGTGTGAATTTTCGCGCACTCCTGGTCTGCGCTGCGTGCGTCGTCGCGCTCGGCGTATTTTGGCTCGCGATCTCGACGTCGATGCTCATCGCGATCATCGCGATGGCTGTAGGAGGCATCGGTCTCGGTCTTGCATCCGCGCCGCCGAATGCGCTGCTCTTGCGTTATGTGAAACGCGATCGCGCGGGATCGGCGACCGGCGTTGCAAGCATGCTTGCGACGTCGGGAGCGATCACAGCACCGGCCCTCATCGGCACGTTCCTCGCGCACTGGAGGAGCGGCGACGCGATCGACGCGATGCGTGCGGCGCTTTATGCGTGCGCGATTGTCGCGGCACTCTGTGCGGCGCTTGCGGCGACACTGCCGGAGCCGGACGACGTCGAGGAAAGAACCGGCTCTCCGGACAACCGAAGCCGTGGCGTGGAATTTGTCCGAGGAATGCATCCTTAA
- a CDS encoding heme o synthase yields MNTIRDYLGLTKPNVMSLLLFTTFTAMMMAVGGWPTIGLALWTLLGGALASASSAAINMYFDRDIDAVMKRTMKRPIPSGRIAPRNALVFGIILGICAFVELSVTVNILAATLSAIGILYYVFVYTMWLKRSTPNNIVIGGAAGAIPPVVGWAAVTNHLGLTALLLFLIVFVWTPPHFWALALMKKDEYARVGIPMLPSVRGDAETKKQILLYTAALTVITLILVPMHVMGLLYLACALVLDAIFFAFAVWVARTGSRQSEGLMYRFSMLYLALLFVAMAADRFGHGPGL; encoded by the coding sequence ATGAACACGATTCGCGACTATCTCGGCCTCACCAAGCCGAACGTGATGTCGCTGCTGTTGTTCACGACGTTCACCGCCATGATGATGGCGGTCGGCGGTTGGCCGACGATAGGTCTGGCGTTGTGGACGCTGCTCGGCGGCGCGCTGGCATCCGCCTCATCGGCGGCGATCAACATGTATTTCGATCGCGATATCGATGCGGTGATGAAGCGCACGATGAAGCGACCTATTCCCAGCGGCCGCATAGCCCCGCGAAATGCGCTCGTCTTCGGGATCATCCTCGGCATCTGCGCGTTTGTCGAACTCAGCGTGACCGTGAACATCCTCGCAGCAACTCTGTCGGCGATCGGTATCCTTTACTATGTCTTCGTCTATACGATGTGGCTCAAGCGCTCGACGCCGAATAATATCGTCATCGGCGGTGCGGCGGGCGCCATTCCGCCGGTCGTCGGGTGGGCAGCCGTGACCAATCATCTCGGCCTCACAGCGTTGCTCCTTTTCCTCATCGTCTTCGTCTGGACTCCGCCCCATTTCTGGGCGCTCGCGCTGATGAAGAAGGACGAGTACGCGCGCGTCGGGATTCCGATGCTGCCGTCGGTGCGCGGCGATGCCGAGACGAAGAAACAGATATTGCTCTATACCGCGGCGTTGACCGTCATCACGCTGATCCTTGTGCCGATGCACGTGATGGGGCTTCTGTATCTGGCCTGCGCCCTCGTATTGGACGCTATCTTTTTCGCCTTTGCCGTCTGGGTCGCGAGGACGGGGTCACGACAGAGCGAGGGCCTCATGTATCGCTTCTCGATGCTCTACCTCGCGCTGCTTTTCGTCGCGATGGCGGCGGACCGGTTCGGCCACGGACCAGGCCTTTAG